One window of Gemmatimonadaceae bacterium genomic DNA carries:
- a CDS encoding Smr/MutS family protein: MVHRGKPQLTSLWHALDEAAFGTERTLNLRELLPSAAEARARTDVWLRARQVTKAQEVLVITGRGNQSIGGIGVVRQEILNMLPSLRRRGVVESWREHSPGSIVVKMAPLSSMLTPPQRKRDNIDTERASPGGSLIGLQPETLVLLRQLAIQNLESLGVIETEQFVEEEMTRTFSALARAIPAGADRERLLCNAILKAIDEIVE; the protein is encoded by the coding sequence ATGGTCCATCGGGGCAAGCCGCAACTGACTTCGTTATGGCACGCACTCGACGAAGCGGCGTTCGGTACGGAACGAACGCTCAATCTTCGCGAGTTGCTGCCATCGGCGGCGGAAGCGCGCGCACGCACGGACGTCTGGCTGAGAGCGCGCCAGGTGACGAAAGCCCAGGAGGTGCTGGTGATCACCGGCCGCGGCAATCAGAGTATCGGCGGGATCGGGGTCGTTCGCCAGGAGATTCTGAACATGCTTCCATCGCTCAGGCGCCGTGGCGTGGTGGAAAGCTGGAGAGAGCATTCGCCGGGGTCGATCGTGGTGAAAATGGCGCCGCTGAGCTCGATGCTCACGCCACCGCAACGCAAACGCGACAACATTGACACGGAACGCGCGTCCCCCGGAGGTTCACTCATCGGCCTTCAGCCAGAAACGCTTGTGCTGCTGCGACAACTCGCGATACAGAATCTGGAATCTCTGGGAGTGATCGAGACGGAGCAATTCGTGGAAGAGGAAATGACACGAACGTTTTCTGCTCTGGCGAGGGCCATTCCGGCAGGTGCGGACAGAGAGCGTCTGCTTTGTAACGCCATTCTCAAGGCGATCGACGAAATCGTCGAGTAA
- a CDS encoding acetylornithine transaminase, whose product MTDTMTKGAEKRGGTPGVSSPDILGTYKRAPMRFIRGSGVELFDEDEKLYLDFSSGIAVNALGYGDAGMRQVIEDVMESGLIHVSNLYRTEPGERLAHFLVENSFASNVFFCNSGAEANEGAFKFARRWGRTVGTDGKTGIVALRGGFHGRLFASLAATDRPSYRAPFRPLAGGISICERDPVELDAALDGDSVAAVIVEPVQGEGGVRVIETELLRHIRKLTSERGIALIFDEIQCGLGRLGTFMAYERVGVVPDMVTLAKPLAGGLPMGAVLITGEIGETIKPGDHGTTFGGGPMVAAVADYVIRRLAEPALLASVTRNGEWLGERLSVIARRSGRVRAVRGMGYMWGIDVVDPAAEIVQRGWDAGLLIITAGDHTLRLLPPLIMERADLERGLEMLEKILG is encoded by the coding sequence ATGACGGACACGATGACGAAGGGCGCGGAGAAGCGTGGAGGGACGCCCGGCGTTTCTTCTCCTGACATTCTCGGAACGTACAAGCGGGCCCCGATGCGTTTCATTCGCGGATCGGGTGTCGAGCTGTTCGACGAGGACGAAAAATTGTATCTCGACTTCTCCAGTGGAATCGCCGTGAACGCACTCGGCTATGGCGACGCGGGAATGCGTCAGGTGATCGAGGATGTCATGGAGAGCGGATTGATCCATGTCTCCAATCTCTACAGAACAGAGCCCGGCGAGCGCCTCGCTCATTTCCTGGTGGAGAACTCGTTCGCGTCGAACGTATTCTTCTGCAACTCGGGCGCTGAGGCGAATGAGGGCGCGTTCAAATTCGCGCGCCGGTGGGGAAGGACTGTTGGCACTGATGGTAAGACCGGCATCGTCGCGCTTCGAGGAGGATTTCACGGCAGGCTGTTCGCTTCGCTTGCCGCGACGGACAGGCCTTCCTACCGCGCGCCGTTCCGCCCGCTCGCGGGCGGGATAAGCATCTGTGAGCGCGACCCGGTAGAGCTTGACGCAGCGCTCGACGGCGATTCTGTTGCCGCGGTAATCGTCGAGCCCGTGCAGGGGGAAGGAGGGGTGCGTGTAATCGAGACCGAGCTGCTCCGCCATATCCGCAAGCTGACGTCGGAGCGCGGCATCGCGCTCATCTTCGACGAGATTCAGTGCGGACTGGGACGTCTCGGCACCTTCATGGCGTACGAGCGTGTCGGCGTGGTACCTGACATGGTCACCCTGGCGAAGCCGCTCGCCGGAGGACTTCCGATGGGAGCGGTCCTCATCACTGGCGAGATAGGCGAGACGATAAAGCCTGGTGATCACGGTACGACGTTCGGTGGCGGTCCGATGGTGGCCGCTGTCGCCGACTACGTAATACGGCGGCTCGCTGAACCTGCGCTGCTGGCATCGGTGACCCGGAATGGCGAGTGGCTGGGAGAGAGATTGTCGGTGATCGCGCGACGCAGTGGGCGGGTGCGCGCGGTGCGCGGCATGGGCTACATGTGGGGCATCGACGTCGTGGATCCGGCCGCGGAAATCGTCCAGCGCGGATGGGATGCAGGACTTCTAATCATCACGGCGGGCGATCACACTCTTCGGCTGCTTCCGCCGTTGATTATGGAGCGGGCCGATCTCGAGCGTGGGCTGGAGATGCTCGAGAAGATCCTCGGCTGA
- the argB gene encoding acetylglutamate kinase translates to MIKLGSRVQSSPELVTVLQRMWSTRPGSFCIVHGGGDEISSLQKQLGREPSFVNGRRITTADDMELVRMVLSGSANKRLVSALGAAGVPAVGVSGEDGGLLAAEPIDVEKFGRSGKPTTVRVELIETLLASRFLPVISPVARDATSRDGEALNVNGDDAAGALAAAMGAELWLVADVPGVMDEHRNVLPSLDPARMESLVATGTVNRGMLAKLEAGFAALAAGASSVRIAGLKGLSEKDAGTLLSPTTGTA, encoded by the coding sequence GTGATCAAGCTGGGAAGCCGGGTGCAATCGAGTCCGGAGCTCGTGACCGTGCTGCAGCGAATGTGGAGCACCCGGCCAGGATCGTTCTGCATCGTGCACGGCGGCGGTGACGAGATCTCATCGCTGCAGAAACAGCTCGGGCGTGAGCCATCGTTCGTGAATGGCCGGCGGATTACCACTGCGGATGATATGGAGCTTGTGAGAATGGTGCTGTCGGGCAGCGCCAACAAGCGATTGGTGTCGGCGCTTGGCGCCGCGGGAGTGCCGGCGGTCGGAGTGTCCGGCGAAGATGGCGGGCTTCTCGCTGCAGAACCGATCGATGTCGAAAAGTTCGGAAGATCGGGCAAGCCGACCACCGTACGGGTGGAGTTGATCGAGACGCTGCTCGCGAGCCGGTTTCTACCCGTGATCTCGCCGGTCGCGCGGGACGCGACATCACGCGATGGTGAAGCGCTGAACGTGAATGGTGACGATGCCGCGGGGGCACTGGCAGCGGCGATGGGCGCGGAGCTCTGGCTTGTGGCCGATGTTCCGGGAGTGATGGACGAGCACCGGAACGTGCTGCCGTCGCTCGATCCAGCGCGGATGGAGTCGCTGGTGGCGACGGGCACGGTGAACCGGGGGATGCTCGCCAAGCTGGAGGCGGGCTTTGCCGCTCTCGCGGCGGGAGCCAGCAGCGTGAGAATCGCCGGACTGAAAGGACTTTCCGAAAAGGATGCAGGAACGCTGTTGTCTCCAACAACGGGCACCGCATGA